One window of the Pedobacter ginsengisoli genome contains the following:
- a CDS encoding T9SS type A sorting domain-containing protein — MSTKHRIALLFNISCIICMGVFASVNVFAQKSDSTTNGIRAKRINKTPQIKVNIPTYKPKYNLGFIQYNDVISNTKVVPTTQSKQDKILTVLKVYPNPVDDQVNLMLKLDRESNLSVKIMDLLGNEVVTLSNERISSGEQTKSYTIPNRLNPGIYFLKIVASSETVVKRISVL, encoded by the coding sequence ATGAGCACGAAACACAGAATAGCGCTTCTCTTTAATATCTCTTGCATAATTTGCATGGGTGTTTTTGCCAGCGTTAATGTTTTTGCTCAAAAATCTGACAGCACAACAAACGGCATCAGGGCAAAAAGAATTAACAAAACACCTCAAATTAAGGTCAACATACCAACGTACAAGCCTAAATACAACTTAGGTTTTATACAATACAATGATGTGATCTCTAATACAAAAGTTGTTCCAACCACACAATCTAAACAAGATAAAATCCTAACAGTTTTAAAAGTTTATCCTAATCCGGTTGATGATCAGGTAAATTTAATGCTGAAACTTGATCGTGAATCAAATCTTTCTGTTAAAATTATGGACTTGTTAGGTAATGAAGTTGTAACACTTTCAAATGAGCGTATTTCTTCTGGCGAGCAAACAAAAAGTTATACCATCCCAAACAGACTAAACCCGGGCATCTATTTTCTGAAAATAGTAGCTAGCTCTGAAACAGTTGTAAAACGTATTTCTGTTTTATAG
- a CDS encoding KUP/HAK/KT family potassium transporter, translating to MSSQKNLSALTAGGLLVSLGIVYGDIGTSPLYTLKAIFNSVVNGGQSVDVNLVLGALSCIIWTLTLQTTVKYVVVTLKADNKGEGGIFSLYSLVRKNAKWLVLPAIIGGCALLADGIITPSITVTSAVEGLQLKFPTVSVIPIVLAIITALFIIQQFGTDLVGKLFGPVMFLWFSTLGLLGLLFVIQDLSILRALNPYYAYELLVENPMALLILGGVFLCTTGAEALYSDMGHCGRKNIRVSWVFVKTMLILNYLGQGVWVLQHGNYNTTLNPFFEIVPSEYLLFMVALATCAAVIASQAMITGSFTLISEAVRLNLWPKVRINYPSNQKGQIYVPSINWILWAGCIGIVLIFRSSGAMEGAYGLAINLTFLATTILIAAYMKRKKVPVYVIGIFLVIYILLELTFLIGNMAKFFHGGWVTVMIGSALFTVMWSWYVARKIKNRFVKYVEIEDYFEIISELSSDVSVPKYSSQLVYLTSANFKTEIESKIIYSIIQKEPKRADVYWLVHVDVVDEPFTRDYKVEFLIPGKLIRIDFKLGFRVEQRVNLLYRKVIEELVKNGEVDITSQYTSLNKHKIAGDFRFVLLEKHLSKFSKLSFYERSIMDYYFILKRLSLSEERSFGLDSSYVDVEKVPLIFVTPDDIELNRLPV from the coding sequence GTGTCGAGTCAAAAAAATTTAAGCGCGCTCACCGCCGGAGGTTTACTTGTAAGTTTAGGGATCGTATATGGTGATATTGGAACTTCGCCTCTTTATACCTTAAAAGCCATTTTTAATTCGGTTGTTAATGGAGGGCAATCTGTTGATGTAAATCTTGTTCTCGGAGCCTTGTCTTGCATAATCTGGACATTAACTCTACAGACTACGGTTAAATATGTTGTGGTTACTTTAAAAGCAGATAATAAAGGTGAGGGGGGCATTTTTTCTCTCTACTCCCTTGTTCGTAAAAATGCAAAGTGGCTTGTTCTTCCGGCAATAATAGGAGGTTGTGCTTTGCTAGCTGATGGTATCATTACGCCAAGTATAACCGTTACCTCAGCTGTTGAGGGTTTACAACTGAAATTCCCCACAGTATCAGTAATTCCAATTGTTCTGGCAATTATTACTGCATTATTCATTATCCAGCAATTTGGAACTGATTTGGTAGGGAAGCTATTTGGACCGGTTATGTTCTTGTGGTTTAGTACTCTTGGATTATTAGGCTTATTGTTTGTAATACAGGATCTAAGTATTTTAAGGGCTTTGAATCCATATTATGCTTATGAGTTATTGGTAGAAAATCCCATGGCATTGTTAATACTGGGAGGTGTATTTCTGTGTACTACAGGTGCTGAAGCCTTGTACTCTGATATGGGGCATTGTGGAAGAAAAAATATCAGGGTTAGTTGGGTTTTCGTGAAAACGATGTTGATTCTTAACTACCTTGGTCAGGGTGTTTGGGTCTTACAACATGGTAATTATAACACCACATTGAATCCTTTCTTTGAAATAGTACCCTCAGAATATTTGTTGTTTATGGTTGCGTTGGCAACTTGTGCTGCTGTAATTGCCAGTCAGGCAATGATTACCGGTTCTTTTACTTTAATATCTGAAGCGGTAAGATTAAACCTTTGGCCAAAAGTCAGAATCAACTATCCAAGTAATCAAAAAGGACAGATATATGTACCATCTATAAATTGGATTCTTTGGGCAGGATGTATTGGAATTGTATTGATATTCAGGAGTTCGGGGGCGATGGAGGGTGCGTATGGTTTGGCTATTAACCTAACTTTTTTGGCAACTACAATATTGATTGCCGCCTATATGAAACGTAAAAAGGTGCCTGTATATGTAATTGGGATTTTCTTAGTAATCTATATTTTGCTTGAGCTTACCTTCCTTATAGGAAATATGGCTAAGTTTTTTCATGGTGGTTGGGTAACGGTAATGATTGGGTCTGCTTTATTTACAGTAATGTGGAGTTGGTATGTTGCCCGAAAAATTAAAAACAGATTTGTTAAATATGTTGAGATTGAAGATTATTTTGAGATAATTAGTGAGCTAAGCAGTGATGTTTCTGTACCAAAATATTCATCCCAATTGGTATACCTTACCAGCGCTAATTTTAAGACTGAAATTGAATCAAAGATTATCTATTCAATTATTCAAAAGGAACCCAAGCGTGCTGATGTATATTGGCTGGTACATGTTGATGTTGTTGATGAACCGTTTACCCGTGATTATAAAGTAGAGTTTCTGATTCCTGGAAAGCTGATCCGTATTGATTTTAAACTTGGTTTTAGGGTAGAACAGAGGGTTAATCTTTTATATAGGAAAGTGATTGAAGAGCTTGTTAAAAATGGTGAAGTTGATATTACCAGTCAGTACACTTCTTTAAATAAACATAAGATTGCAGGCGATTTTAGATTTGTACTATTAGAAAAACATTTGTCGAAATTTTCTAAGCTGAGCTTCTATGAGCGCTCAATAATGGATTATTATTTTATTTTGAAGCGTTTGAGCCTATCCGAAGAGCGAAGTTTTGGTTTGGATTCCAGCTACGTAGATGTTGAGAAAGTTCCATTGATCTTTGTAACTCCAGATGACATAGAGCTTAACAGGCTTCCGGTTTAA
- the ubiE gene encoding bifunctional demethylmenaquinone methyltransferase/2-methoxy-6-polyprenyl-1,4-benzoquinol methylase UbiE, whose product MNENITPYQSETATKKEQVANMFNNISGTYDFLNHFMSLGIDIIWRKKAIRELKSIKPRIMLDVATGTGDFAFEAIKILAPEKIIGVDISDGMLDVARKKIQDRNLQHVFSVQTGDSEGLHFNDDHFDAITVAFGVRNYENLEKGLADMYRVLKPGGKIVILEFSKPRKFPIKQGYNFYFKHITPMLGKMFSKDNRAYCYLPESVAAFPDGEEFTRLMNKVGFKNTKDRRLTFGISAIYTGTK is encoded by the coding sequence ATGAACGAAAACATAACACCATACCAATCTGAAACGGCAACAAAGAAGGAGCAAGTTGCCAACATGTTTAATAATATATCAGGAACTTATGATTTTTTAAATCATTTTATGTCCTTAGGTATTGACATTATATGGCGTAAGAAGGCAATAAGAGAGCTTAAATCGATCAAGCCACGAATTATGCTTGATGTAGCAACAGGTACAGGGGACTTTGCTTTTGAAGCCATAAAAATTTTGGCGCCTGAGAAAATTATTGGCGTAGATATTTCGGACGGTATGCTAGATGTTGCCCGCAAAAAGATTCAGGATAGAAATTTACAGCATGTTTTTTCTGTTCAGACCGGAGATTCAGAGGGATTGCATTTTAATGATGATCATTTTGATGCGATTACGGTAGCTTTTGGTGTAAGAAATTACGAAAATCTGGAAAAGGGACTGGCAGATATGTACAGAGTTTTAAAGCCTGGTGGTAAAATTGTGATTCTGGAGTTTTCTAAGCCGAGAAAATTTCCAATTAAACAGGGCTATAATTTTTACTTTAAACACATTACACCAATGCTTGGTAAAATGTTTTCTAAAGATAACAGGGCGTATTGTTATTTGCCGGAATCTGTTGCGGCATTTCCGGATGGGGAGGAGTTTACCAGGTTAATGAATAAGGTTGGTTTTAAAAATACCAAAGACAGACGCCTTACATTTGGAATAAGTGCAATTTATACAGGGACCAAATGA
- a CDS encoding M3 family oligoendopeptidase translates to MINLTIPKKKRIYIPQNLEMKWDNLEPILNELLARTIENVNDLEQWLKDKSELEASLEEDFAWRYIKMSCDTANEALVKDFQYFATEIEPKISPIANQLNQKFNDSPFIDELNQDKYFVYIRAIRKALEIYREENVELLTKLQVTQQKYQAITGAMSVMINDQEYTLEQAANFIKDTDRNVRQQAWETIQQRRLVNKDELNILFDELIVMRHQVALNAGFENYRDYMFQALGRFDYTPQDCYHFHEAIEKQIVPILKEQAEKRAELLGLDELKPWDMEVSTTGKPALKPFKNGKELIDKSIDCFNAINPQLGQMLSIMKANNLFDVESRKGKAPGGYNYPLAETGAPFIFMNSANSLRDLTTMVHEGGHAVHTFLTAGLELNDFKHCPSEVAELASMSMELISMDNWNIYFDNEEDLIRAKKEQLADVLKTLPWVAVIDQFQHWIYTNPDHNAADREEAFKQIYTRFGSGFANWDGLEQEFGNIWQKQLHLFEVPFYYIEYAIAQLGAIAIWKNYKENPVKALEQYLSALSLGYTKPINEIYETAGIKFDFSLKYIEELASFVKDELHKLG, encoded by the coding sequence ATGATTAACCTTACCATACCTAAAAAGAAAAGAATCTATATCCCTCAAAATCTCGAAATGAAATGGGATAACTTAGAACCTATACTTAACGAGTTACTAGCTCGTACTATAGAGAATGTTAACGATTTAGAACAATGGTTAAAGGATAAAAGTGAACTGGAAGCATCCCTGGAAGAAGATTTCGCATGGCGATATATTAAAATGAGCTGCGATACTGCAAATGAAGCACTGGTAAAAGATTTTCAGTATTTCGCTACAGAAATTGAACCTAAAATTTCACCAATAGCCAACCAGCTTAATCAAAAATTCAATGATAGTCCATTTATTGATGAGTTGAATCAGGATAAATATTTTGTTTACATCAGAGCAATCAGAAAAGCACTGGAAATTTATCGTGAGGAAAACGTTGAGCTTTTAACTAAACTTCAGGTAACCCAGCAAAAGTATCAGGCTATTACCGGTGCCATGAGCGTAATGATCAATGATCAGGAATACACTTTAGAACAGGCTGCCAACTTTATTAAAGATACAGACAGAAATGTAAGGCAGCAGGCCTGGGAAACAATACAACAGCGTAGACTTGTAAATAAAGACGAGCTAAATATTTTATTTGATGAGTTGATAGTTATGCGTCATCAGGTAGCGCTAAATGCAGGCTTCGAAAACTACCGCGATTATATGTTTCAGGCGCTTGGCCGCTTTGACTACACTCCGCAAGATTGCTATCATTTTCATGAAGCTATAGAAAAACAAATTGTTCCTATTTTAAAAGAACAGGCAGAAAAAAGAGCTGAACTACTTGGATTAGATGAATTAAAGCCATGGGACATGGAAGTAAGTACCACGGGAAAACCGGCTTTAAAACCTTTTAAAAATGGAAAAGAGCTAATTGACAAAAGTATTGATTGTTTTAATGCAATTAATCCTCAATTAGGCCAGATGCTTTCTATTATGAAGGCAAATAATCTTTTTGACGTAGAAAGTAGAAAAGGGAAAGCACCAGGAGGTTACAATTATCCTCTTGCAGAAACCGGGGCGCCTTTTATTTTCATGAACTCCGCCAATTCGCTAAGAGACTTAACTACAATGGTCCATGAAGGTGGACATGCTGTACATACCTTCCTAACAGCAGGTTTGGAGTTAAATGATTTTAAACATTGTCCTTCCGAAGTAGCTGAACTTGCTTCTATGAGCATGGAGCTGATCTCTATGGACAACTGGAACATCTATTTTGATAATGAAGAGGATCTGATAAGGGCAAAAAAAGAACAGCTTGCTGACGTGCTGAAAACCTTGCCATGGGTTGCTGTTATTGATCAGTTCCAGCATTGGATTTATACTAACCCAGATCATAATGCAGCTGATAGAGAGGAAGCCTTTAAACAAATATATACACGTTTTGGAAGCGGATTTGCTAATTGGGATGGTCTAGAGCAAGAATTTGGTAATATTTGGCAAAAACAGCTACATCTTTTTGAAGTACCTTTCTATTATATTGAGTATGCGATTGCACAATTAGGAGCAATTGCCATCTGGAAAAATTATAAAGAAAATCCTGTAAAAGCATTAGAGCAATATCTTTCAGCACTATCATTAGGATATACTAAACCTATTAATGAAATTTATGAAACTGCAGGGATTAAATTTGATTTTAGCTTAAAGTATATTGAAGAGCTTGCCTCATTTGTAAAAGATGAATTGCACAAATTAGGTTAA
- a CDS encoding fumarylacetoacetate hydrolase family protein, with amino-acid sequence MKIIAIGRNYAAHIKELNNPTPENPVIFLKPDTAVLKDNKPFYIPDFSSDIHYELEVVLKISKEGKHISEKFAANYYEEVGLGIDFTARDLQTLHKEKGLPWELAKAFDNSAAISTFVSKTQFSDIHNLDFELKINNQNRQTGNTKNMLFPFERIIAFVSKYITLKKGDIIFTGTPEGVDKVLPGDKLEAWLAGQQLLNFDIK; translated from the coding sequence ATGAAGATAATTGCTATTGGTCGTAACTACGCCGCACATATTAAAGAACTTAACAATCCAACGCCAGAAAATCCGGTAATATTCCTAAAACCAGATACTGCTGTACTAAAAGACAACAAGCCTTTCTATATCCCGGATTTCTCTTCAGATATTCATTATGAACTTGAAGTTGTATTAAAAATCTCTAAAGAAGGCAAACATATTTCTGAAAAGTTTGCCGCCAATTATTATGAAGAAGTAGGCCTTGGTATCGATTTTACAGCCCGGGACTTACAAACTCTACATAAAGAAAAAGGCTTACCATGGGAATTAGCTAAGGCTTTTGACAATTCAGCTGCCATTAGTACTTTTGTTTCCAAAACCCAATTTAGCGACATACATAACCTCGATTTTGAATTAAAGATTAACAATCAAAACAGGCAAACTGGAAATACAAAAAACATGCTCTTTCCGTTTGAAAGAATAATCGCCTTTGTCTCTAAATATATTACCCTAAAAAAGGGCGACATTATTTTTACCGGCACCCCCGAAGGTGTTGACAAAGTGCTACCCGGAGATAAATTAGAGGCCTGGTTGGCCGGTCAGCAACTACTTAATTTCGACATAAAATAG
- a CDS encoding UbiA-like polyprenyltransferase yields MKKYFSLVLFAHSIFALPFALIGFFLGVTTTSNPFNWLLLALVLLCMVFARNAAMAFNRYLDRNIDAKNPRTKMRDIPAGKVSANEALIFVIINCILFITTTAFINSLCFYLSPIALFVVLFYSYTKRFTALCHMVLGLGLSLAPIGAYIAVTGTFNIVPVLYSFAVLFWVSGFDIIYALQDEDFDRNEKLHSIPAAMGIKNALNLSIVLHIFSALCVILPAMFTTFSWVYYIGVAFFCFMLTYQHLLVKPNDISKVNKAFATTNGFASVIFAICFLIDAFLRTHFNL; encoded by the coding sequence ATGAAAAAGTACTTCTCACTGGTATTATTTGCCCACTCTATTTTCGCTCTCCCTTTCGCATTGATAGGCTTTTTTCTTGGGGTAACCACTACCTCAAATCCATTTAACTGGTTACTTCTGGCACTTGTGTTATTGTGTATGGTTTTTGCACGGAATGCTGCCATGGCTTTTAACAGATATCTTGATAGAAATATAGATGCAAAAAATCCGCGCACTAAAATGCGCGATATCCCAGCTGGTAAAGTATCTGCTAATGAAGCATTAATATTCGTTATTATTAACTGTATTCTTTTCATTACTACTACTGCATTTATCAACAGTCTTTGTTTTTATCTTTCGCCTATAGCCCTCTTTGTTGTATTATTTTACAGCTACACAAAAAGATTTACAGCATTGTGCCATATGGTATTGGGTCTTGGTCTTTCTCTTGCCCCTATTGGCGCATACATTGCCGTAACGGGCACCTTCAATATTGTACCTGTGCTTTATTCATTTGCGGTATTGTTTTGGGTTAGCGGATTTGATATCATATATGCATTACAGGATGAAGATTTTGACCGAAATGAAAAACTTCATTCTATTCCCGCAGCAATGGGAATTAAAAATGCCTTAAATCTTTCTATCGTTTTGCACATTTTTTCTGCACTTTGTGTAATCCTGCCAGCAATGTTCACTACATTCAGCTGGGTCTATTATATTGGTGTGGCATTCTTTTGCTTTATGTTAACCTACCAGCACTTACTTGTAAAACCCAATGACATTAGCAAGGTAAATAAAGCATTCGCCACAACAAATGGCTTTGCATCAGTAATATTTGCTATCTGTTTTTTAATTGATGCTTTCTTAAGAACCCATTTTAATTTATAA
- the yihA gene encoding ribosome biogenesis GTP-binding protein YihA/YsxC: MIIKSATFICSNTKVSALPVANMPEYAFIGRSNVGKSSLINMLVNQHGLAKTSQRPGKTQLINHFLINEKWYIVDLPGYGYAKVSKSSREKWEKFIRNYITKRESLQCIFVLIDSRLEPQKIDLEFCCWLGEIQIPFALVFTKADKQSAVKTDQNVSAFKKALKGWFEEIPPYFVTSSEKSIGRDPVLDFIEQVNLDFVMPILTPKEDF, encoded by the coding sequence ATGATTATAAAATCAGCAACATTTATTTGTAGTAATACAAAGGTTTCAGCACTGCCGGTCGCCAATATGCCGGAGTATGCATTTATCGGTCGTTCAAACGTAGGAAAGTCCTCGTTAATTAATATGCTGGTAAACCAGCATGGATTAGCAAAGACATCTCAAAGACCCGGTAAAACCCAATTAATTAATCATTTTTTGATAAATGAGAAATGGTATATCGTCGATTTACCTGGTTATGGTTACGCTAAAGTATCCAAAAGCAGTCGCGAAAAATGGGAAAAATTTATCCGAAACTACATCACAAAACGTGAAAGTTTACAATGTATTTTTGTATTAATAGACAGCAGACTCGAACCTCAGAAAATAGACCTTGAGTTTTGCTGCTGGCTGGGAGAAATTCAAATTCCTTTTGCACTTGTGTTTACCAAAGCCGACAAACAGAGTGCAGTAAAGACAGATCAAAATGTTTCAGCATTTAAAAAAGCCCTAAAGGGTTGGTTCGAAGAAATTCCTCCATACTTTGTAACCTCATCAGAGAAAAGCATTGGTAGAGACCCGGTTTTGGATTTTATAGAACAGGTAAATCTTGATTTTGTAATGCCTATTTTAACCCCAAAGGAAGATTTTTAA
- a CDS encoding amino acid permease yields the protein MFEKLFRKKSIAKILEDAEKGYGDHGTSLHKTLGVRDLTAFGIAAIIGAGIFSTIGKASADGGPAVIFLFIFTAVACSFAAFAYAEFASMVPVSGSAYTYSYVAFGELVAWIIGWSLIMEYAIGNITVAISWSDYFTGLLSSIRIPSLGIDGIHLPDWMTMDYLTAYNGHKHAETLINAGKSYANLDDVTRIANNAWITAPQIGGFHIVADLPALGIIIFITWLVYRGMKESRNASNAMVIVKLAVILLVLAVGVFYVDTANWNPFAPNGVSGVLKGVSAVFFAYIGFDAISTTAEECRNPQRDLPRGMMWAIIICTILYVAIALVLTGIVNFKLLAVGDPLAFVFDQIDLKLMSGIIAVSAVFAMASVLLVFQMGQPRIWMSMSRDGLLPKSFSKIHPKYQTPSFATIVVGFVVAIPSLFMNLTIVTDLCSIGTLFAFVLVCAGVLVLQNKPDIQRGKFRIPYVNSKFIIPLLFIGTIFFGFSFYKKETTAFILNTPKIYEPVSFITALNDTELSIIKKEIEIAQTKANLIEKNTDSEAYLNQLSTEQYEQFINNSELAQEKKYESGWKLFKHKIPMWIFFFICLVIIYYCITKNLSLIPVLGLISCLYMMCELGISNWIGFGIWLIVGLFVYFLYGFKHSKLKLKENNI from the coding sequence ATGTTTGAAAAACTTTTCAGGAAAAAGTCAATAGCCAAAATATTGGAGGATGCAGAAAAAGGTTATGGCGACCATGGAACATCACTTCATAAAACTTTAGGCGTAAGAGACTTAACAGCTTTTGGTATCGCTGCTATTATAGGTGCCGGCATTTTTAGTACAATAGGTAAAGCCAGTGCTGATGGCGGTCCGGCAGTAATTTTCCTGTTTATATTTACTGCCGTTGCGTGTAGTTTTGCTGCTTTTGCTTATGCTGAATTTGCCTCAATGGTTCCTGTATCCGGAAGCGCATATACCTATTCCTATGTTGCTTTTGGCGAGTTGGTTGCATGGATTATTGGCTGGTCCCTTATTATGGAATATGCCATTGGCAATATTACTGTCGCTATATCCTGGTCAGATTATTTTACAGGACTCCTCTCCTCCATACGAATACCTTCACTTGGCATAGACGGCATCCATTTACCTGACTGGATGACTATGGATTATCTGACTGCTTATAATGGGCATAAGCATGCTGAAACACTTATTAACGCAGGAAAAAGTTATGCAAATCTGGACGATGTAACAAGAATAGCAAACAATGCATGGATAACTGCTCCCCAGATTGGAGGCTTTCATATTGTAGCAGATCTCCCTGCACTTGGCATTATAATTTTCATTACCTGGCTAGTATACAGAGGGATGAAAGAATCCAGAAATGCGAGCAATGCAATGGTTATTGTTAAACTTGCTGTTATTTTACTGGTGCTTGCAGTAGGTGTCTTTTATGTTGACACGGCGAACTGGAATCCATTTGCACCCAATGGGGTATCTGGAGTATTAAAGGGTGTATCGGCTGTTTTCTTTGCATACATAGGGTTTGATGCTATTTCTACTACTGCCGAAGAATGTAGAAACCCTCAAAGAGATTTACCAAGAGGAATGATGTGGGCAATTATTATTTGTACCATATTATATGTAGCTATTGCTCTTGTGCTTACTGGCATAGTCAATTTCAAATTACTGGCAGTGGGAGATCCGCTGGCATTTGTATTTGATCAAATCGACTTGAAACTTATGAGTGGAATAATTGCTGTTAGTGCAGTATTTGCAATGGCAAGTGTACTTTTAGTATTTCAAATGGGTCAACCAAGAATATGGATGAGCATGAGCCGGGACGGGTTACTTCCAAAATCCTTTTCCAAAATCCACCCAAAATACCAGACACCTTCTTTTGCGACTATTGTGGTTGGATTTGTGGTGGCTATTCCTTCTCTTTTCATGAATCTTACCATTGTAACAGACCTTTGCTCAATAGGTACATTATTCGCTTTTGTGTTGGTTTGCGCAGGAGTTCTTGTTCTGCAAAACAAGCCGGATATTCAAAGAGGAAAATTTAGAATCCCTTATGTAAACTCTAAATTTATTATTCCTCTCTTGTTTATTGGGACAATATTTTTTGGCTTTAGCTTTTACAAAAAAGAGACTACCGCTTTCATTTTAAATACCCCAAAAATATATGAGCCTGTAAGTTTTATTACTGCTTTAAATGACACTGAATTAAGCATAATTAAAAAAGAAATAGAAATTGCCCAAACCAAAGCTAATCTTATTGAGAAGAATACAGATTCAGAAGCATATTTAAACCAGTTGTCTACTGAGCAGTATGAACAGTTTATAAACAACTCAGAATTAGCACAGGAAAAGAAATATGAAAGTGGTTGGAAACTATTTAAACATAAAATTCCAATGTGGATTTTCTTCTTTATCTGCTTGGTAATTATTTATTACTGTATCACTAAAAACCTTTCTCTTATTCCTGTTTTAGGTTTAATAAGTTGCCTTTATATGATGTGCGAATTAGGCATATCTAATTGGATAGGATTTGGTATATGGTTAATAGTTGGCTTGTTTGTATATTTCTTATATGGCTTTAAGCATAGCAAGCTCAAACTTAAAGAAAACAATATTTAA